The Panicum virgatum strain AP13 chromosome 5K, P.virgatum_v5, whole genome shotgun sequence genome has a window encoding:
- the LOC120707621 gene encoding transcription initiation factor TFIID subunit 11-like has protein sequence MKDPFEAAVEEQDSPPESPAPPEEEAGAAGPADDPDEYDGGGPRAPPPRQPAAPAALAAAAAKAKGRVQREQQEDEDDEEDQMEVDLEKLPSSTGDPDKLAKMNAILSQFTEEQMNRYESFRRSGFQKSNMKRLLASITGSQKISIPTSIVVSGIAKMFVGELIETARIVMTERKDSGPIRPCHIREAYRRLKLEGKIPRRSVPRLFR, from the exons ATGAAGGACCCCTTCGAGGCGGCCGTCGAGGAGCAGGACTCGCCGCCggagtcgccggcgccgccggaggaggaggccggcgcggcgggcccCGCGGACGACCCCGACGAGTACgatggcggcggcccgcgcgccccgccgccgcggcagccggcggccccggcggcgctcgccgcggccgcggccaagGCCAAGGGCCGGGTCCAgagggagcagcaggaggacgaggacgatgAGGAGGACCAGATGGAGGTCGACCTCGAGAAGCTCCCCTCCAGCACCGGCGACCCCGACAAGCTCGCCAAGATGAA TGCTATACTGTCCCAATTTACGGAAGAGCAGATGAACCGTTATGAGTCATTCCGAAGATCAGGATTTCAGAAATCAAACATGAAAAGG CTATTGGCAAGCATCACTGGAAGTCAGAAGATATCTATCCCTACATCAATTGTGGTATCAGGGATAGCAAAGATGTTTGTTGGAGAGCTAATTGAAACAG CCAGGATAGTGATGACTGAGAGGAAGGATTCTGGACCGATTAGACCTTGCCACATCAGGGAAGCATACAGAAGACTGAAGCTTGAAGGGAAGATACCACGACGATCTGTTCCTAGGCTTTTCCGTTAG
- the LOC120707620 gene encoding cytochrome b561 and DOMON domain-containing protein At3g61750-like, protein MLEMGRASAGALLVALAVLAPAATEQTCGDELPPELVGNYSGLACAPVWNNFVLRYAQGKDNVLRVVLSTMYSTGWVGMGFSKDGLMVGSSAMVGWMGKTGVAHIKQFSLQGKVPSQVVVDKGSLVSNDHDHTVLVQQAKIYLAFQLRFPAPLKRQNVLLAIGSAIPVNDRLSEHQSKTSITFDFTTGSSSSASSFPEGLKRTHGALNLFAWGVLLPIGAIVARYCRRWDPLWFYLHAGIQFVGFILGLAGIVAGVSLYNKIQANVPSHRGLGIFVLVLGILQILAIFLRPNKDSKYRKFWNWYHHWVGRLALFFAAINIVIGIKVGTAGNSWKIGYGFNLAILLITIIALEVLLWTRWRNNSGSTGAY, encoded by the exons ATGTTGGAGATGGGGCGCGCGTCCGCCGGCGCGCTGCTCGTCGCGCTCGCCGTcctcgcgccggcggcgacggagcaGACCTGCGGGGACGAGCTGCCGCCAGAGCTCGTCGGCAACTACTCGGGGCTCGCCTGCGCCCCCGTCTGGAACAACTTCGTGCTCCGG TACGCGCAGGGCAAGGACAACGTGCTGCGGGTGGTGCTGTCGACCATGTACAGCACGGGGTGGGTGGGGATGGGGTTCTCCAAGGACGGCCTCATGGTGGGCTCGAGCGCCATGGTGGGGTGGATGGGCAAGACGGGGGTCGCCCACATCAAGCAGTTCTCGCTGCAGGGCAAGGTCCCCTCGCAGGTGGTCGTGGACAAGGGCTCCCTCGTCTCCAACGACCACGACCACACCGTGCTCGTGCAGCAGGCCAAGATCTACCTCGCCTTCCAGCTCAGGTTCCCCGCGCCGCTCAAGCGCCAGAACGTGCTCCTCGCCATCGGCTCCGCCATCCCCGTCAACGACCGCCTCTCCGAGCACCAGAGCAAGACCTCCATCACCTTCGATTTCACCACAG GCAGCTCTTCAAGCGCTTCATCCTTCCCGGAAGGTCTGAAAAGGACTCATGGGGCGCTCAACTTGTTCGCGTGGGGTGTGCTCCTGCCAATTGGCGCCATCGTTGCAAGGTACTGCAGGAGATGGGACCCTCTGTGGTTCTACCTCCATGCCGGCATCCAGTTTGTGGGATTCATCCTGGGTCTGGCCGGCATTGTGGCTGGAGTATCATTGTACAACAAGATCCAAGCCAACGTCCCCTCGCACAGGGGCCTCGGCATATTTGTGCTTGTGCTAGGCATCTTGCAG ATCCTAGCAATCTTCCTGAGGCCCAACAAGGACTCCAAGTACCGCAAATTCTGGAACTGGTACCACCACTGGGTAGGCCGGCTTGCGCTCTTCTTTGCGGCGATTAACATCGTCATCGGGATCAAGGTTGGCACCGCTGGCAACTCGTGGAAGATCGGCTACGGTTTCAACCTTGCCATCCTCCTGATCACCATCATCGCCCTGGAAGTCCTGCTGTGGACGAGGTGGAGAAACAACAGCGGTTCTACGGGGGCGTATTAA
- the LOC120707619 gene encoding O-acyltransferase WSD1-like isoform X1, which produces MDPGAGASATLRKRALSIDTAAATAIEFESKEPAGGGREGEGFGADNSVGEEEPVSPTGRLFREPHFRCHIVSVFGLAAPVDLPALRDGVAATLARHPRFCSVQVFNEFEKDARPKWVRTAVNLDDHIIVPELDPAATSADPDRALEDYVSSLSTRPMDHSIPLWEVHVLDFPTAEAAAAVALRVHHSVGDGVSMLSLFMACTRSAADPGALPALPPARRPGPVHAVRRRPPLSSPAGAFLDALAALAAWVVALLVLAWHTVVDVARFVATAASLLGDAPTVLKAQEGTEFRPKRFVNRTLSLDDIKFVKNAMSCTVNDVLLGITSAALSRYYFRKTGESDNKSLTVRSAVLVNLRPTPGIQTLASMMESGKDNGARWGNKIGYMLIPFHLARHEDPVEYVRRATKVARRKKSSMESVFTFWSGYMVLKLFGIKAAAALCYGMFAHTTLSFSNMVGPTEQVLFCGNPIVYIAPGTYGHPHALTIHYQSYMNKVKLVLSVDESQFPDCHQLLDDFAESLKLILEAAPRKQEAAQVGTRS; this is translated from the exons ATGgatcccggcgccggcgccagcgccacGCTGCGGAAGCGGGCGTTGTCCATCGACacggcggccgcgacggcgatCGAGTTCGAGAGCAAGgaaccggcgggcggcgggcgggaggGTGAGGGGTTCGGCGCCGATAATTCCGTGGGCGAGGAGGAACCGGTGAGCCCGACGGGGCGGCTGTTCCGTGAGCCGCACTTCCGCTGCCACATCGTGTCCGTGttcggcctcgccgcgccggtcGACCTGCCGGCGCTCCGGGACGGGGTCGCCGCCACGCTCGCCCGCCACCCACGCTTCTGCAGCGTCCAG GTGTTCAACGAGTTCGAAAAGGACGCCAGGCCCAAATGGGTCCGGACGGCGGTGAACCTGGACGACCACATCATCGTCCCGGAGCTGGACCCGGCCGCCACGTCGGCCGACCCGGACAGGGCCCTGGAGGACTACGTGTCGTCGCTGTCGACGCGGCCCATGGACCACTCCATCCCGCTGTGGGAGGTCCACGTCCTCGACTTCCccaccgccgaggccgccgccgccgtcgcgctccGCGTGCACCACTccgtcggcgacggcgtctCCATGCTCTCCCTCTTCATGGCCTGCACCCGCAGCGCCGCGGACCCGGGCGCGCTCCCCGCcctcccgccggcgcgccgcccgggCCCCGTCcacgcggtgcggcggcggccgccgctctCCTCGCCCGCGGGCGCCTTCCTCGACGcgctggcggcgctggccgcgtgGGTCGTGGCGCTTCTCGTGCTCGCGTGGCACACCGTGGTGGACGTGGCGCGCTTCgtcgcgacggcggcgtcgcTGCTGGGCGACGCGCCCACGGTGCTCAAGGCCCAGGAGGGCACCGAGTTCCGGCCCAAGCGCTTCGTGAACCGCACGCTCAGCCTCGACGACATCAAGTTCGTCAAGAACGCCATGAGCTGT ACTGTAAATGATGTTTTGCTTGGAATAACCTCCGCGGCGCTTTCACGGTATTATTTCCGTAAAACAG GTGAAAGCGACAACAAGAGCCTCACTGTGCGATCCGCTGTTCTTGTCAACTTACGGCCGACGCCGGGCATACAG ACATTGGCGAGCATGATGGAGTCCGGCAAGGACAACGGCGCGAGGTGGGGAAACAAGATCGGCTACATGCTGATCCCCTTCCACCTGGCTAGGCACGAGGACCCCGTCGAGTACGTCCGGAGGGCGACCAAGGTCGCGCGCAGGAAGAAGAGCTCCATGGAGTCCGTCTTCACCTTCTGGAGCGGCTACATGGTCCTCAAGCTTTTCGGTATCAAG GCAGCAGCCGCGCTCTGCTACGGCATGTTCGCGCACACCACGCTGTCCTTCTCCAACATGGTCGGGCCAACCGAGCAGGTGCTCTTCTGCGGCAACCCCATCGTCTACATCGCCCCCGGCACCTACGGGCACCCACAT gcCCTGACCATACATTACCAGAGTTACATGAACAAAGTGAAGCTGGTCCTGTCGGTAGATGAATCGCAGTTCCCAGACTGCCATCAACTTCTGGACGACTTCGCCGAGTCCCTCAAGCTCATCCTCGAGGCGGCTCCGCGGAAACAAGAGGCGGCCCAAGTTGGTACTCGCAGTTGA
- the LOC120707619 gene encoding O-acyltransferase WSD1-like isoform X2: MDPGAGASATLRKRALSIDTAAATAIEFESKEPAGGGREGEGFGADNSVGEEEPVSPTGRLFREPHFRCHIVSVFGLAAPVDLPALRDGVAATLARHPRFCSVQVFNEFEKDARPKWVRTAVNLDDHIIVPELDPAATSADPDRALEDYVSSLSTRPMDHSIPLWEVHVLDFPTAEAAAAVALRVHHSVGDGVSMLSLFMACTRSAADPGALPALPPARRPGPVHAVRRRPPLSSPAGAFLDALAALAAWVVALLVLAWHTVVDVARFVATAASLLGDAPTVLKAQEGTEFRPKRFVNRTLSLDDIKFVKNAMSCTVNDVLLGITSAALSRYYFRKTGESDNKSLTVRSAVLVNLRPTPGIQTLASMMESGKDNGARWGNKIGYMLIPFHLARHEDPVEYVRRATKVARRKKSSMESVFTFWSGYMVLKLFGIKSLQPGCACAGSSRALLRHVRAHHAVLLQHGRANRAGALLRQPHRLHRPRHLRAPTCPDHTLPELHEQSEAGPVGR, translated from the exons ATGgatcccggcgccggcgccagcgccacGCTGCGGAAGCGGGCGTTGTCCATCGACacggcggccgcgacggcgatCGAGTTCGAGAGCAAGgaaccggcgggcggcgggcgggaggGTGAGGGGTTCGGCGCCGATAATTCCGTGGGCGAGGAGGAACCGGTGAGCCCGACGGGGCGGCTGTTCCGTGAGCCGCACTTCCGCTGCCACATCGTGTCCGTGttcggcctcgccgcgccggtcGACCTGCCGGCGCTCCGGGACGGGGTCGCCGCCACGCTCGCCCGCCACCCACGCTTCTGCAGCGTCCAG GTGTTCAACGAGTTCGAAAAGGACGCCAGGCCCAAATGGGTCCGGACGGCGGTGAACCTGGACGACCACATCATCGTCCCGGAGCTGGACCCGGCCGCCACGTCGGCCGACCCGGACAGGGCCCTGGAGGACTACGTGTCGTCGCTGTCGACGCGGCCCATGGACCACTCCATCCCGCTGTGGGAGGTCCACGTCCTCGACTTCCccaccgccgaggccgccgccgccgtcgcgctccGCGTGCACCACTccgtcggcgacggcgtctCCATGCTCTCCCTCTTCATGGCCTGCACCCGCAGCGCCGCGGACCCGGGCGCGCTCCCCGCcctcccgccggcgcgccgcccgggCCCCGTCcacgcggtgcggcggcggccgccgctctCCTCGCCCGCGGGCGCCTTCCTCGACGcgctggcggcgctggccgcgtgGGTCGTGGCGCTTCTCGTGCTCGCGTGGCACACCGTGGTGGACGTGGCGCGCTTCgtcgcgacggcggcgtcgcTGCTGGGCGACGCGCCCACGGTGCTCAAGGCCCAGGAGGGCACCGAGTTCCGGCCCAAGCGCTTCGTGAACCGCACGCTCAGCCTCGACGACATCAAGTTCGTCAAGAACGCCATGAGCTGT ACTGTAAATGATGTTTTGCTTGGAATAACCTCCGCGGCGCTTTCACGGTATTATTTCCGTAAAACAG GTGAAAGCGACAACAAGAGCCTCACTGTGCGATCCGCTGTTCTTGTCAACTTACGGCCGACGCCGGGCATACAG ACATTGGCGAGCATGATGGAGTCCGGCAAGGACAACGGCGCGAGGTGGGGAAACAAGATCGGCTACATGCTGATCCCCTTCCACCTGGCTAGGCACGAGGACCCCGTCGAGTACGTCCGGAGGGCGACCAAGGTCGCGCGCAGGAAGAAGAGCTCCATGGAGTCCGTCTTCACCTTCTGGAGCGGCTACATGGTCCTCAAGCTTTTCGGTATCAAG AGCTTGCAACCTGGATGCGCATGTGCAGGCAGCAGCCGCGCTCTGCTACGGCATGTTCGCGCACACCACGCTGTCCTTCTCCAACATGGTCGGGCCAACCGAGCAGGTGCTCTTCTGCGGCAACCCCATCGTCTACATCGCCCCCGGCACCTACGGGCACCCACAT gcCCTGACCATACATTACCAGAGTTACATGAACAAAGTGAAGCTGGTCCTGTCGGTAGATGA